The Zerene cesonia ecotype Mississippi chromosome 19, Zerene_cesonia_1.1, whole genome shotgun sequence genome has a window encoding:
- the LOC119834400 gene encoding RNA polymerase II transcriptional coactivator: MPKNKKQKDDSSSSDSDEGPVDRNPPPEKKAKTSSRTDDKEPTWVLQGKKLVKVREFKGKVYVDIREFYEKNGELLPGKKGISLPPDQWRKLLSLGDEINDTISSMC; this comes from the exons ATGCCAAagaataagaaacaaaaagaCGATAGTTCAAGTAGCGACAGTGATGAAGGTCCAGTAGAt aggAATCCTCCGCCAGAAAAGAAGGCAAAAACCAGTTCAAGGACGGATGACAAAGAACCTACTTGGGTGCTTCAGGGCAAAAAATTAGTTAAAGTGAGAGAATTTAAGGGAAAAGTATATGTTGATATCAGAGaattttatgagaaaaatGGTGAACTTTTACCTGGCAAGAAAGGTATTTCTTTACCTCCTGACCAGTGGAGGAAGTTATTGTCCTTAGGCgatgaaataaatgatacaATCAGTTCCATGTGCTAA
- the LOC119834399 gene encoding ethanolaminephosphotransferase 1-like — translation MARFLSKDKLEGFEKYKYSSIDTSVLSKYVMHPFWDWCVQFCPMWVAPNLLTFGGFLLTVLNFLLFTYYDYGFHALTEDNVTNDYIPSWVWAVSSVNLFVAYTLDGIDGKQARRTGSSGPLGELFDHGLDSYSAVLIPTCLYSIFGRDELSPKRFFFVIWNIFINFYLTHWEKYNTGVMFLPWGYDFTMIGSCILLLVTSVIGPHAWHASLPGGLTPGIVFEFTLYLSAALTSQTVILWNIYKSYRDRTGKMRSFCEAIRPLIPLVLFFILSSIWVLYSPTDIINRGPRLFFVLTGTIFSNINCRLIVSQMSDTRCEALNGLLAPYALALGAVLYWRVSPMSELMLLAVLCLACSLAHIYYGTKVVQEMCEHFKISCFHIKPKIK, via the exons atggcaCGTTTCCTGTCTAAAGATAAATTGGAaggatttgaaaaatacaag tacAGTTCAATCGACACCAGTGTCCTCAGCAAGTATGTTATGCATCCTTTTTGGGATTGGTGTGTCCAg TTCTGTCCAATGTGGGTTGCACCAAATCTCTTAACATTTGGCGGATTCTTACTTACTGTATTAAACTTCCTGCTGTTCACCTACTATGATTATGGATTCCATGCTTTGACTGAGGACAATGTTACAAATGACTACATACCTAGTTGGGTGTGGGCTGTGTCGtctgttaatttatttgtggCTTACACCTTAG ATGGTATCGACGGTAAACAAGCTCGCCGTACTGGCAGCAGCGGTCCCCTCGGTGAACTGTTCGACCATGGTCTTGACTCTTATTCCGCTGTCCTCATACCCACGTGTCTCTACAGCATATTCGGACG GGACGAGCTGAGTCCGAAACGATTTTTCTTCGTAATTtggaacatatttataaacttctaCCTAACGCATTGGGAGAAATACAACACGGGCGTCATGTTTCTGCCGTGGGGATACGATTTCACTATGATT GGCTCCTGCATACTATTACTTGTGACGTCAGTGATAGGTCCGCATGCGTGGCACGCGAGTTTGCCTGGAGGCCTAACACCCGGAATAGTGTTTGAATTCACACTCTACCTCTCCGCTGCACTAACAAGCCAGACTGTCATACTGTGGAACATTTATAA ATCGTACCGAGATCGAACTGGGAAAATGCGATCGTTCTGCGAAGCAATAAGACCGCTTATTCCACTGGTGTTGTTCTTCATACTGAGCTCCATTTGGGTGCTATACTCGCCGACGGACATCATTAACAGAGGACCGAGGCTATTCTTCGTTCTAACCGGCACAATTTTCTCCAACATAAAT TGCCGCTTGATCGTGTCCCAAATGAGCGACACGCGGTGCGAGGCGCTGAACGGGCTGCTGGCGCCCTACGCGCTGGCGCTGGGCGCCGTGCTGTACTGGCGCGTGTCGCCCATGTCCGAGCTCATGCTGCTCGCCGTGCTGTGCCTCGCCTGCTCCCTCGCGCACATATACTACGGCACCAAAGTG GTGCAAGAGATGTGTGAACACTTCAAAATTTCATGCTTCCACATAAAaccaaagataaaataa